CACATGATTCTGATTAGTCTCTCGGATAATTCACTTCCATAATGTCCATAAAAGGAACCTTCGTTATAACACCATTCTGTTTCATATGTACCTTCCCTGTTCGGGAGTCCATTTGATCGATTTGCCCGCGGACCGCCTCTTCCCTTCCCCAGACCGTCAGCACGATAACCGATTCCTCCTGGTAAGCTTCCGTAAGCTGATTTCCGAGTTCTTCCAGTACAAACTCATCTCTAGTGGGTCTCTTTGGAACCTTTGCTTTTGCCATTACCTTGTCCTCCTGATTGATGTTGCTCATGCGTCAGCATTACATTCTGAAATACGATAAAGCTATCATCGAAACATGAATTGGGAATCTTCTTCCTATTCTTCCTATTATACAACAAATACAAAGCAGGTGCTCTGGACTTGATAGTTATAAGTTCTGGACAGATAAATAGATTGACCACATCATTAAATGATTTTTTAAAATCCGGTCCTTCTGAAGGGCGCTTTCTAAACAGGGTAATAACTTTTCCTGCAATTGAGTTTTTAAATGATGAATTTCCGCATATTCCCCTGCTTCTTTCGTATTCTTCTTTTGAACTTTCCATGACAAAAATCCCCTTAAGTAAACTGTAGCGCTCTTCTTCAGCACTGTCTACGCAAAGGGGATTATATTCTAGATTACCTATAAAGCCCTCAAGTGGCTCCTTATCCATTCGTAATTATTACGATTAATTTCAATCAA
Above is a window of Paenibacillus sp. FSL K6-1330 DNA encoding:
- a CDS encoding YolD-like family protein is translated as MAKAKVPKRPTRDEFVLEELGNQLTEAYQEESVIVLTVWGREEAVRGQIDQMDSRTGKVHMKQNGVITKVPFMDIMEVNYPRD